The genome window TTGCGATACAGCGGCCGGGTCGCCTCCATGAAGGCGATGTGCGCGTGGGCGCCGGCAACAGCCACCAGGTGATTAGCAAGATGCAGCAATATATAGGCTGCCAGCAGACATGCCGACAGGCGGTGAAATTGACGAATTGACATATGAATCCATGAGTGAGTTTGATTTCCCTGTGTTGCGCTGGCGCTCCATACCTCACCGAGGGCTGCATTTCCCACCGGGTACTGTCACCGAAAATTTTCATTTACTAATAAATCGGCAACCTTGTGCAAGACGGGCGTGGCAGCGGTATTCATGAGACTCCCTCGGTTGGCATGTGATGAAGGTAGTATCGTTTGGTCAGTCAAGTAGGTCTTGAACGTTTGCGACACGCTGCAATACTTTCATGACTCCACCTGATGCCATCTGCCCTCCGACTGCCGCGCCCCTTTGCCCCGCGCGTGGCGCTGGCCTCTTATCTACGAGCCTGGCTGGTACGCGGCACCATCGACTCTGTACCGTCCGCCGGAGGATATTCATGAAGAAGAAACAATTGCCTTCGAAGGGGGAGATCATTCCCACTTCACCGGAATCAGCACCCAAGTTGCGCGCCACATTCACAGATGAGTTCAAGCGCGATGTGGTAGCGCGGCTGCGCGCGGGCAATCAAAGCGCCACTAATTTGGCGGTAGAGCAAGGGCTACGTCGCAACCAGCTCTACAAGTGGGCGAAGTAGCTCGATGAGCAATCCTTGGAGGAAGTCCTGCGCTCTCCCGGCCGGCCACCGACGGGCAATCTGAGTGAAATCGAACAGTTAAAAGGTGACCTTGCCAGTGCCCAGGAGGAGCTGGCCATCTTGAAAAAGTTAGATGCGTACTTAACTCGCCT of Janthinobacterium sp. PAMC25594 contains these proteins:
- a CDS encoding transposase; the encoded protein is MKKKQLPSKGEIIPTSPESAPKLRATFTDEFKRDVVARLRAGNQSATNLAVEQGLRRNQLYKWAK